A region from the Triticum urartu cultivar G1812 chromosome 1, Tu2.1, whole genome shotgun sequence genome encodes:
- the LOC125527260 gene encoding cytochrome P450 89A2-like: MELTAWPPLLLLITLSLSLAASLLFLLSSRHGVEKKATGKELPPGPPALVFLAKFLALRRSIFHLEPLLRELHARYGSVISIRLFRALVFVSDRRLAHRVLVQGGATFADRPRLFEPGLLFTSGSRNINAAPYGPYWRLVRRNLASEALHPACVSQFAPARRRMRDVLVRDLSARGAGGDPVEVRTPFRNAMFDLLVYMSLGARLAPELLDEMQEMQLWVVRTITSFPIFSFFPALTKRLFRKRWEAHLAVRRRQDEILLPMIEARRSASVPRGADDPPCYADSLLALRVADEGGRPLTDSELVSLCSEFLSGGTDSTVTSLEWIMGELVNHPDMQAKVYEEVRSKPELSEGDLQRMPYLKAVVLEGLRLHPPAHFLLPHGVHSDTEIGGYRVPKGAEVNFLVAEFGRDETVWAAAREFRPERFLDGGEGCGVDITGSREIKMMPFGAGRRMCPGYTLAMLHLEFFVGSLVRELEWLPAVDGEEVDMTEVLDFTTLMKNPLRVRAIPRT; the protein is encoded by the coding sequence ATGGAGCTCACGGCCTGGCCACCGCTCCTCTTGCTCATCACTCTCTCACTCTCGCTCGCAGCTTCGCTCCTCTTCTTGCTCAGCAGCCGCCACGGCGtcgagaagaaggcgaccggtaAGGAGCTCCCCCCGGGCCCGCCGGCGCTAGTCTTCCTGGCTAAGTTCCTAGCGCTCCGGCGATCCATCTTCCACCTTGAGCCGCTCCTCCGCGAGCTGCACGCGCGCTACGGCTCCGTCATCTCCATCCGCCTCTTCCGCGCCCTCGTCTTCGTCTCCGACCGCCGCCTCGCCCACCGCGTTCTCGTCCAGGGCGGCGCCACCTTTGCCGACCGCCCGAGGCTCTTCGAGCCGGGGCTCCTCTTCACCTCCGGCTCCCGCAACATCAACGCCGCGCCCTACGGGCCTTACTGGCGCCTTGTCCGCCGCAACCTCGCCTCCGAGGCGCTGCACCCGGCCTGCGTCAGCCAGTTCGCGCCCGCCAGGCGCCGGATGCGCGACGTGCTCGTCCGCGACCTCAGCGCGCGCGGCGCCGGCGGCGACCCCGTCGAGGTGAGGACGCCGTTCCGGAACGCCATGTTCGACCTGCTCGTGTACATGAGCCTCGGCGCCCGGCTCGCCCCGGAGCTGCTCGACGAGATGCAGGAGATGCAGCTGTGGGTCGTCCGCACCATCACCAGCTTCCCCATCTTTTCCTTCTTCCCGGCGCTCACCAAGAGGCTCTTCCGCAAGCGATGGGAAGCGCACCTTGCCGTCCGCCGGAGGCAGGACGAGATCTTGCTCCCGATGATCGAAGCACGGCGCTCCGCTTCCGTGCCCCGCGGCGCCGATGACCCGCCGTGCTACGCCGACTCGCTCCTAGCGCTGCGCGTGGCCGACGAAGGCGGCCGCCCGCTCACGGACTCTGAGCTCGTCAGTCTCTGCTCCGAGTTCTTGAGCGGCGGCACGGACAGCACGGTGACCTCGCTGGAGTGGATCATGGGGGAGCTGGTGAACCATCCGGACATGCAGGCCAAGGTCTACGAGGAGGTCAGGAGCAAGCCGGAGCTCAGCGAAGGCGACCTGCAGCGGATGCCGTACCTGAAGGCCGTGGTCCTCGAGGGGCTACGGCTCCACCCGCCGGCTCACTTCCTCCTCCCTCACGGCGTGCATAGCGACACGGAGATCGGCGGCTATAGGGTCCCCAAGGGCGCGGAGGTCAACTTCCTGGTCGCCGAGTTCGGGCGAGACGAGACGGtgtgggcggcggcgcgggagttCCGGCCGGAGCGGTTCCTGGACGGCGGCGAGGGGTGCGGCGTGGACATCACGGGGAGCAGGGAGATCAAGATGATGCCCTTCGGAGCGGGCCGCAGGATGTGCCCGGGATATACGCTCGCCATGCTGCACTTGGAGTTCTTCGTCGGGAGCCTCGTGAGGGAGCTGGAGTGGCTGCCGGCGGTGGACGGGGAGGAGGTGGACATGACCGAGGTGCTGGATTTCACCACCCTCATGAAGAATCCCCTCCGTGTTCGCGCCATCCCAAGGACTTGA